CGGTGTGCGCACGCCAGGTGTCGTGCAGCCGGGCGAGGTGCTGGAAGCCGTCCACGACCTGGTCGGTCGCCACGCCGAAGTCCACCAGGCACGCGACCTCGTCCACGCCGGCGTCGGCGAGCTGCTTGAGCGTAGCCATGCACTCCTCGACGGTCCCGAACATGCCGCTGGTCTCGAAGTACCGGTCGAAGGCCTGGGCCACCAGGAAACGGCGGTCCTCCTCGCTCACCTTCTTCAGCTCCCGCATCATCGCGGCGCCGTCGGCTCCCGCGGCCTCGGCAGCCTTGACCAGCAGGTCGAAGGAACTGGCGAGGTAGCGGGAGAACGGCTCGCGCACGGTCTCCCGTACGGCCTCGCGGTCAGTGCCCACGAAGGTGTGCAACATCACCGCCACGTGGGCGCGTCCCCCGTCGCCCTGGTGCTCCTGGAATGCCGCCCGGTACTCGGCGATCCGCTGTGCCAGTGTCCCGACCTCCTGGCCCAGCAGGTGGGTGAGGACGCCCAGGCCGTGTCGTCCGGCCAGTTCGAAGGTCGCCGGGGAGCCGCCGGTGGTCAGCCATACCGGAAGCTCGGGCTGAACCGGCGGCGGGAACACCTTCAGCGACACCGACTCGCCCGCGCCGTCGACGAGTTCGATCGACTCACGCCGCCACAGCCGGCGAATCGTGTCGATCGTGTCCATCAGCGCGCTCTTGCGGGTCTCGTAGTTCTCCGGGCGCAGCGCGAAGTCGGCGGCGTGCCACCCCGAGGCGATCGCCACCCCCGCCCGCCCGTTGGAGAGATTGTCGACGACCGACCACTCCTCGGCGATCCGCATCGGGTGGTGCAGCGGTGCCACCACGCTGCCGGCCCGCACGGCCACCCGCTTGGTCACCGCGGCGACCGCGGCGCCCGTGACCGCGGGATTGGGGTAGAGCCCACCGAAGGCGTGGAAGTGGCGCTCCGGGGTCCACACCGCGGTGAAGCCGTGGTCGTCGGCGAAGCGCGCGCCCTCCAGCAGCAGCCGGTAGGAGTCCTGCTGCTCGGTGTCGTTGTTGGCGAAGTAGAAGAGGCTGAAGTCCATCCGCGTCTCCGGATCGTGTGCACGTGGTGTGCAGTCGAGTGAAGGCGGACGCCGGGTCGCCGCGCCTGACCATCCGGCGGGCCGAGACTGGCACGCTCCGCCGCGGCCACCTTGGCACCATGCGCGACGTGGATCAAGACCGACCGCAGGTGGTGCGAAGTGCCCTGTTCAACCGGCGTCGGGCCGCAGTTAGACGGGCAATCGGGGCCACGGCGTGCTCGTGCGGCGGTTGTTTGACTCCGACTCGGCACCCTGGGTCATAGTGGGTCGCGGTGGGACCGGAGCGGTCCACATCATGCCCGCAGGAAGGACGACGTGATGACGAACCCGTTCGAGGACCCTGACGCGAACTACCTGGTCCTGGTCAACGACGAGGGCCAGCACTCGCTGTGGCCGGTCTTCATCGAGGTGCCGGCCGGCTGGACCTCGGTGTTCGGCGAGGCTGCGCGGCAGGAGTGCCTTGACTACATCGAGGCGAACTGGACCGACATGCGCCCCAAGAGCCTGATCGCCGCGATGGCCCAGAGCTGATCGGCCTACACCCCCGTCAGCACCCCCGAAGGCCGCTCCCCTCGTGGAAGCGGCCTTCGGGGTGTCACGACCGGCGTGCAACCGCGCCGGCCCCAGGTGCGGCCTCTGGGCGGTCGGCGGGTGAAGCCTGCTTCGTCGCCGAGCAGGCCCGGGCGCGGTGTCGGGATTGCGCCCGGGCCGTTTCCCGGACCTCTCGCCGAACCCGCCGTGCGCCTCTCAACGCAGCGCAGCACCACCGCGCCCGCGCCGTCGCCGAAGACCACGGCCGTGCCGCGGTCCGTCGGGTCGACGATCCGGGAGTGGATTTCGGACGCCACGATCAGGACGCTGTCGACGCCGCCGCCGGCGATCAGGCCGTCGGCCACCGCGGTGGCGTAGACGAACCCGCTGCACACGGCGGAGATGTCGAACGCCGGGACCTGGCCCAGGCCGAGGCGGTGGGCGACCTCGGGCGCTGCGGCCGGGTACGGGCGGTCCGGTGTGGTGGTGGCCGGCACCACGCCGCCGACCGTTCGCAGGCCCGCCGAGCTCAGCGCGGTGGCGTCGGCCTCGCAGGCCAGGTCGCGCATTGACACCCCGGGGCCGCCCGGCGTCGTGCGGCGATGCCGGTGCGACTGCGGATCCACTCGTCGGTGGTGTCCAGATGGGTCACCAGCGCGGCGTTGTCGATCGCGGTGCTGGGCAGGCAGGTGCCGAGGCCGGCCAGTACCTAGGCCGGCCGGTCGCGGCGGTCCCCGGACGATGAGGGGGACTCTGTCGTGGACATCGGGTCACGCGCCCCGCGGCGTCAGGCGGACCGGCAGGGACTCGGGGCCGTTGACGACGATCGATTCCAGCAGTTTCGGCTCTCCGGCCAGCTCGATGTCGACCCTGCTGTTGAGCAACTCGTCGAAAAGGAGGCGGAGTTCGGACTTGGCCAGCATGCTGCCGAGGCAGAAGTGCTCGCCGAAGCCCAGAGCCAGATGCCGGTTCGGCTTGCGCAGTACATCGAAGCGGTCCGGATCGTCGAACACGGTCTCGTCGCGGTTGGCCGACGGGAGCCAGAACACCACGCGGTCGCCGGGCTCGATCCGTTTGCCGTGGATCTCGATCGGCCTGGCCGCGGTGCGCATGATGTGGGTAGCGGTCGAGGTCCAGCGCAGCACTTCCTCGACGGCGGACGGCAGCAGGCTCGGGTCCGCCCTCAGGATGTCCCACTGCTCGGGGTGCTGGAGGAAGGCGAGCATACCGCCGGCCGCTGAGATCCGGGTGTTCTCGGTGCCGCCGACGAGCAGGTTGTCGCAGTTCAGGATGATGTCGTCCGGGCTGAGCCGATCACCGTCGATGACGGCGGTGGCGAGTGCGCTCACCAGGTCGTCGCCCGGATCCGCCGCCTTCTCCTCCTGGAGATTCTCGAAGTACCCCATGATGTCGAGGTGGGCGAATCGGCGGGTCAGTGGGTCGCCATCGGCGAATGCCTTGCTGGTGAGATCGTACAGATACTGCCAGTCCGACTCCGGGATACCCATCATCTTGCAGATGACATACAGCGGAATGCGCGCGGCGATTTCTGTGACGAAGTCGCAGGACTCCTGGGCCAAGGCGTCGCCGACCACGGCGCGGGCAATGTCCCGCATTTCCTCCTCGAGTGCCCGGACCGACCGGACGGTGAACCACTCGTCCACCACGCCGCGCAGTTGGCGGTGGCGCGGCGGATCGGTGAGGGCCAGGGTGCGGCCGCCCCCGGGGTCGACTCCGTGGTCGGCGGGCCGCAGCAGGATTCCGTGTGCGGAGCTGAAGGTCTCGTGATCGCGGTAGGCGGTTCGCACGTCCTCGTACCTGGTCAGCGACCAGTAGCCGGGCAGTTCGGCCGGTTCGTGCCAGTGGACCGGGTCGTTGGCGCGCAGCCACCGCCACTGCACAAAAGGGTCGCCATGTGAATAGAGTTCTGGATCGACCAGGTTGATAAGCGGTGGCGGCTCGATCGGCTTGCTTTGCACGCGATGCCTCGCAGGGGTCTAAGGGTTGATTTCACGGTGGCATGCTGTTTCGCACAGCGTCAAGGTTTGCCGAGCCGCCCGCTCCAGGTCGTCCGAGCGGTCTGTTCAAGTGCGGCAAAAACGCACTTGAACACCGCTGCCGAGCCTTGTCCCAAGTCATTGAGGCATGTTGATCTATTCAGCGCTGGGGGGCTATGTTCCCCAGTCGGATGGAATTATTCCGGGCTGAGGTACGCCGAATCGTCGGCTGCCCCGTTGATGGTGTCGTTTTTTCTGGGGAGGAGGGGTGCAGATGACTGACGAGCAGTTGTTTCTGCGGTCCAAGGTCATAATCGAGCCGCTGGTGGACAGGTTTGTCGCCCAGCCGCACACCATGGCGCCGGTGCAGGCGGCGATGAACCTGGCGTTCCTGCATGTCCCGCTGCTCGAGTCGTACCTGCAGTCCCCGCAGGTGCATGTCGCGGCCAGCAACAACCCGGAGCTGCGCGGCGGTTACTTCATCAACATCCCGGAGGAGCGCGCCGACGAGGTGCGCGAGCTGCTCGCCACCATCAAGCGTGACCGGGCCGACATGCTGAAGTTCGCCGAGGCGATCGCCGCCGGCCAGGAGATCCTGCGGGCGAACGCCACCGGCTTCGACCTGACCCCGCTCTACCCGAAGCTGCCGGACGAGCTGGGTGGTCTGGTCGAGCTGGCCTACGACACCGACAACCAGGCGCAGCTGCGCTTCATGGAGCCGGTGCTCTACACCAGCCCCTACTACCAGGAGTCGCGCCAGTCGGTGCAGCTCTCCTTCGAGACCGGCATCGAGCGCCCGTTCATCCTGAGCACGCCGCGGCTGCCCTCCGAGGACGTGCTCGAGCTGGACATCCCGTTCCGCCACCCGGGCCTGACCGAGCTGTTCAAGGCCCGGGTCAAGCCGACCACGCTGGCCCATCTGCGCGAGGCCCTGGAGCTGAACGACGAGCAGGCGGCCGTGCTGCGCACCATGCTGAGCGAGACCCCGGCTCTGAACGAGGACCGCCACATCGAGTCCGGCGGCCGGATCCGCTACTTCGGCCATGCCTGCCTGGTGCTGCAGACGCCCGAAGCCGCCATCGTCACCGACCCGTTCATCAGTGCGGACAGCGACGCGGGCGACCGCTACACGCTGGACGACCTGCCGGACTACATCGACCTGGTGCTGATCACCCACGGCCACCAGGACCACATCGTCATGGAGACCCTGCTGCAGCTGCGCGGCCGGGTCGGCAAGATCGTCTGCCCGCGCTACTCCCGCGGCAACCTGGCGGACCCGTCGATCGCGCTGATGCTCAAGCACCAGGGCTTCGAGGTGGTCGAGGTCGACGACTTCGACGAGGTCGAGTTCCCCGGCGGCAAGATCACCGCCACCCCGTTCCTCGGCGAGCACTGCGACCTGGACATCCGCGCCAAGTCGACCTACTGGGCGGAGCTGGCCGGCAAGAAGGTCTTCATCGGTGCCGACTCCTCCGGCATCGCCCCCAAGCTCTACCGCTACATCAAGGGCCATCTGGGCACCGCCGACTTCGCCTTCCTCGGCATGGAGTGCGACGGCGCCCCGCTGACCTGGCTCTACCAGGCGCTGCTGACCATCCCGGTCACCAAGAAGATGAGCAACTCCCGCAAGCTGTCCGGCTCCAACGCCGAGCAGGCCGCCGCGATCATGGTCGAGCTGGGCGCCAAGGAGGCCTACGTCTACGCGATGGGTGAGGAGGACTGGCTGGGCCACGTCATGGCCACCACCTACACCCCGGACACGTACCAGATCAAGCAGATCGAGGAGTTCCTCGGCTGGTGCAAGGAGCGCGACATCCCGGCCGGCCACCTGTTCAAGCAGCAGGAGTGGCGCTGGTAGCAGGCCCGGAACGACCGCGGCCCCAGGCGAACACCTCGAACTCCGCTCCCGGCTCCCGCAGGAGGTACTTCATGGCTGTGCACGACATCGGCTACGTCGAGCTGTACACGAGAGACAAGGTTGCGACCGTCGACTACTTCGTCTCCGCCATGGGGTTCACCCGGGTGGCCGACTCGGTCGAGGTGGAGCAGAGTTCGGTACTGTTGCAGCAGGGTGGGGTTCGCCTGGTGGTCACCTCCGGGCGGGGGATCGTGAGGTTCCTGGAGCAGCACGGCGAGGGCATCGCCGACATCGCGCTGACCTGTGACGACGTGGCGGAGACGGCTGCGGCGGCCGCCGCAGCCGGCGCCACGGTGACCGACTCCGCACAAGGCCTGCCGGTCGTGTCCGGCTTCGGAGACGTCGTGCACACCCTGCTGCCGGCCGATCCGCTCGTGAACGGCCTGCCCGTCGGCCGCAGTTGGGTACCCACACCCGGGGCCGCCCCGGCGGCGACCGGCCGGATCACCGAGCTGGACCACATCGCGGTCTGCCTCGAGGGCGGCACCCTGGAGAAGTACGCCGACTTCTACCGTGAGGCCTTCGGCTTCTCGCGCTACTCCTCGGAGTACGTCGCGGTCGGCGACCAGGCGATGGACTCCATCGTGGTGCGCAGCGGTCCGGGCAGCGCCATCTTCACCCTGGTCGCACCGGACCCCGGCAAGGAACCCGGTCAGCTCGACAACTTCCTGGAGCGCAACGGCGGTGAGGGCGTCCAGCACCTCGCCTTCCTGACCGGGGAGATCATCCCCGCGGTGCACGAGTGCCGCGACCGGGGCGTCGTGTTCCTCGACACCCCGGACAGCTACTACGACGTGCTCGCCGAGCGGCTCCCGGGCCTGCGCGTGGAGATCGAGGAGCTGCGCGAGACCAAGGTGCTGGCGGACCGCGACGAGTGGGGCGACCTGCTCCAGCTCTTCACCCGCTCGCCCTACCCGCGCAACACGCTCTTCTTCGAGCTCATCCAGCGCAACGGCTCGCGCGGCTTCGGCAGCGCCAACATCCGCGCCCTGTACGAAGCGGTGGAGCGCGATCGGCTGACCGCCGGATGAGAATCGAACCCCGCGTCCAGCCAGCCCTGTTGACCCTGTCGGATTACGAAGAAGCCGCCAAGAGCTGCTTCGACCGGGCGAGTTGGGACTTCATCGCGGGCGGCTCCGGCCAGGAGCGCACCCTGGCGGCCAATCTGGCGGCCTTCGACCGGGTGCGGCTGCGTCCGCGGGTGCTGTCCGGTGCCGGCCTTCCCGAGACCAAGACCACGGTGCTGGGCCGTAGTTGGTCCGCGCCGATCGCGGTGGCGCCGATGGCGTACCACACCCTGGCCGACCCGGAAGGCGAGGTGGCCACCGCGCGGGCCACCGGCCGGGCCGGCCTCCCGCTGGTGGTGAGCACCTTCGCGGGCCGGACCTTCGAGTCCATCGCCGAGGCCGCCAGCACTCCGCTCTGGCTCCAGGTCTACTGCTTCCGGGACCGGGCGACCACCCGGCAGCTGGTGGAGCGGGCCGAGCGGGCCGGCTTCGAGGCGCTGGTGCTCACCGTCGACGCGCCGCGGCTCGGCCGTCGGCTGCGCGACCTGCGCAACGACTTCCGGCTGCCGGACGGGATGGTGCCGGCCAACCTCACCGGTGGCGACTTCGCCTCCCCGAGTGCCCACGCGCTCACCGAGTTCGATCCCGCGCTGGACTGGTCGGTGATCGGCTGGCTGCGGGAGGTCAGCTCACTCCCGGTGCTGGTCAAGGGAGTGCTGAGCGCCGCCGACGCCCGGGCGGCGCTGCGCGCCGGAGTCGACGGCATCGTGGTCTCCAACCACGGCGGCCGCCAACTGGACGGCGCCCCGGCCACGTTGGACGTGCTGCCGGAGATCACGGCGGCCGTCGCCGGGGCCTGTCCGGTGATGGTCGACGGCGGCATCCGCCGTGGCGCCGACGTGCTGGCCGCCTTGGCGCTGGGCGCCGACGCGATCCTGCTGGGCCGGCCGGTCCTGCACGGCCTCGCGGTCGGCGGCGAGCAGGGCGCCACCAACCTGTTGGAGCTCATCACGGAGGAGTTGGTCGAAGCCATGGCGCTCACCGGAACCCCGTCGGTCGCCGAGGCGAGCGCTGCCCTGGTCGGCGCCGAGCCGGCCCAGCCGCCGCACCCCGCCCCGACCTCCCAGCCCGCCGGGCTGCTCAAGGCGGAGCTGCACGGCAGCGTCAGCGACCCGGTGCTGGACACCATGAACTTCCTCAACGAAGTCACCACCCGTTACCCGCAGGCGATCTCGTTCGCCCCCGGCCGCCCGTACGAGGGCTTCTTCGACACCGAGCAGATCTTCACCCATCTGCGGCGCTACGTGGACCACCTGGAGGCGCAGGGAGCCTCTCCCGAGCAGGTGCGCTCCACGCTCTTCCAGTACGGCCCGGCCGGCGGCCAGATCCGTGAGCTGATCGCGGACTCGCTGCGCAAGGACGAGAACACCGACGTCGCCCCCGAGTCCATCGTGGTCACCGTGGGCTGCCAGGAGGCGATGTTCCTCGCGGTGCGGGCGCTGATCGCCGGTCCCGAGGACGTCCTGCTGGTCAGCAGTCCCTGCTACGTCGGAATCACCGGCGCGGCGCGGCTGCTGGACGTCACGCCGACCGCCGTCCCGGAGCGGGAGTCGGGTTTCGACTGCGCCGACCTGGAGGCGGCCATCCTGGCCGAGCGGGCCCGCGGCCGCCGGCCCCGGGCGTTCTACGTGATCCCCGACCACTCCAACCCGTCCGGCACCACGATGCCGCTGCAGACCCGGCTCGACCTGCTCGACCTGGCGCAGCGCCACGACATCCTGCTGCTGGAGGACAGCCCGTACCGGATGGTCAGCCCCGGGCAGCAGCTGCCCACGCTGAAGTCCCTCGACCAGCACCGGCGGGTGGTGCAGCTGGGCTCGCTCTCCAAGACGCTCTTCCCCGGCGCCCGGGTCGGCTACGTGGTGGCCGACCAGCCGGTGGTCGGCGCCGACGACACCACCGGCCTGCTGGCCGACGAACTCACCAAGATCAAGAGCATGATCACGGTGAACACCTCGGCCGTCAGCCAGGCGGTGGTGGCCGGCATGCTGCTCGCCGCCGACGGTCGGACCTCCGAGCTGAACAGCGAGACCGCCGCCTACTACGGCGACGCGATGCGGGTCACCCTGGAGGAGCTCGCCAAGCAGTTCCCGGCCGCCGAGCGGGAGGCCCTGGGGGTGCGCTGGAACGAGCCCACCGGCGGCTTCTTCCTCAGCCTCACCGTACCGTTCCAGGCCGACAACGCGGCGCTGATCCGCTCGGCCGAGGAGTTCGGTGTGATCTGGACCCCGATGTCCTACTTCTATCCGGACGGCGGTGGCGAGCACACCGTCCGGCTGTCCGTCAGCTACCTGACGCACCAGGAGATAGCCGACGGGGCGGAGCGGTTGGCGCACTTCATCAAGTCCCAGTCCCAGACGGCCCGCGGCTGAGCCGTCCGCGCCGGAACCCGAGGGAGCTACCCGTGCCGGCGCCCACCCGCACCTGCTAGTCGATCACCGAGGCGCTGCTTCTGCCCAAGCCGATCAGGCTCGGCCCCACGCTGTACGGCATCATTCACCCTGCTGAAACTGCTCCCCGCCTGCCACATCCCGCGACGCGCCGAGGAGCGCGGCGAGTGAGGACCGTACACCGTGGTCGTGGAGACCACTGGGGGCCTTCGGCTGACCGACCTCGATGCCGAGGTGGAGATCTGCCCCGAGCCGGTCGAGGCGCCCCACAAGGCGGAGGAGGCCTGGACCGGGTTCGCCTGGGCCCGCGCACCCGTCGGGTCGTCTACGGCGAGCCCGGCCCCGCTGATCCGCCAGGAGCTGGAGCACATCAGCTGACCGCGCGGACCGCCGCCATTGTCGCGGCCCGGTTGGACAGCGACAGTCCGCGTACCGGCACGGCACCGTAGGTTTCCGTCAACTCCTGGATGTCTTACCGGTGTTCGCTGCTCCAGTGTCGGCATGGGCGCCCGGGTCGACGGCCAGGTGGGCGAGCAGGCTCATGTGAGGTCTCCGTGCTGTCAGGAGGCCCGTCAGTACTTGTCAAGGAACTCGGTGATCGCGGCGTTGACCGCCTCCGGTTGCTCCAGGTGCCCCAGGTGTCCAGCATCGGGGATCTCGACGAAGTCGCAGCCGGGGATGGCGTCGGCCACCTCCGAGACCAGGTGGGGCGGGCAGATCAGGTCGTCGGCGAAACTGATCGCCCGGCACGGCACCGTGATCGCGCGCAGCGCCTTGCGCCGGTCGCCGGACTGGATGACCCAAGCCTGGCCGTCGGCGGTGTTGCTGCCGCTGCCGGTCAGTTCGAAGATGTCCAGCCAGGAGCGGATGGCGTCGTCGTCGTTCAGCGAGGCGGGGGAGAGCATCTCCAGGACGGTGCGGACCGCCTCGTACTTGGGCGGCAGTTGGACGCGGTTCTCCCGCATCAGCTGGTCGCTCTCCAGCATCGCCCGGCGCATCGCGTCAGACCGGGCCCTGGTCGCCATCAGGACCGCCGAGCGCACCAGATGAGGTGCCTCGATGGCCAGTTCCTGGGCGATCATGGCGCCCATGGAGTACCCGACGATCCGGCACGGGCCGAGGTCCAGCGCCTCGATCAGCCCCTTGGTGTCGGCCACCATGTCGGCCAGCGAGTACTTGCCCTCCGGTGCGTCCGAGCCGCCGATGCCCCGGTTGTCGAAGACGACCGCCTCGTAGCCGGCCTGGATGACGGCCGGAGTCTGGTGCATCGTCCAGACGCGGCCCGCGGCCCCCGAACCCATGATGAACAGGACGGGTTCGCCCTGGCCCGAGCGCTGGTACGAGAGGCGGATGCCGTTGGTGCTCACCTGGGGCATGGTGTCGGGACTCCTGAGTGAGAGGGAATCGAGGTGGAGGAGGCCCGCCGATACGGCTCCGCTGCACCCACCTTGGCACTGCGGCGCGCCGGTCATCAAACCAGGCTGTAGGCAGGGCCGTTCAGGAACCATTCGTCGCCGGCCGTGGGGAGTCCGGCGTCCCAGGCGAGCAGGATGGGCGAGTCCCACCCGCACATGTCGGACGGGGCGATCGCGTGGACCGCGGGATCGGGGACGAAGGCCGTCGCGGCCAGTCCGCGATGTTCAGCTGAGGCGGTGCCGCAGTTGAACGCACGAGTCGGCCGGGATGGCAAGGTGCGCCCGCTCAACAGCGGAGCGAGTCGGCAGGGGCCGCGGAACTCATCGCCGAGCGCCCGCAGGCCACGTCGCGTGAGGCCGCCCGGCTCGCCGTGGTCTCGGCAGCGACGGTCAGCGACGTGCGCGAGCGGCATCAGCTCGGTGCGCCCGCGGTGGACACCGAGAGCAGCCCCGATGGGGCCGGCTCGAACTGCGAGGCCCTGACACCGGTCGGGCACCCAAGCAGCGTGACGAGCGGCGGCCCCGGCTGGTACAGCCGGGTGCGGCGGGCGGCCGGTGTGCGGCGTACGGGTGCGAGGTGGTGGGCGCGGAGAGCGGTGATGCACCTGAGGCACGCCGGCCGGCAGGTGCGACCCGGGACCTTCCGTGTCATTCACGTGAAGGAAGGCGTAGTCCTCGCCACTGTGCTCGGCGCGGTGACGCCATGACCCCGGACCCTTTCATGTTGCACCACACAATCAGAGAACAAAGAACTTCCCTGTTCCTCGGAGTACTTGGCCGGAATGCCTACCCTGCTTCGCTGGGTCGGATGCGCGCGGGAATCAGCGGGCACCCCGCCCTCTGCAGGTCGCGTTGAACGCGTGATGTCGTTGGATGTGCGCCTTCGGCCGTTTCGAGCGCTGTACCTCCTGTCTGTGAGGTATGCGCAGGGAGGGGGCCTCACCGAAGGGCGGCGGGCATTTCGGGGGCAGACGTGAACTCGCCAAGGGTGCCGCAGGGCACGGGCGGCGCGATTCGCAGTGGACACTCGATCGGATAAGACTTCTGATGCTCCATCAGTTTGTCGTTCGTTGCGGACTGGTGGCACGGGAGGTGACCACTGGCCGTGTGAAGGAATGATGGCTATTCAGTGAATGATGGTCATTCAGTGGGTGATTCAAGCCAATCGATGAGCCGTACACGGCTTGCTGGTTGTGCCCCCTCGACAGTTCATGGGGCGGAAGTCATGATCGAAGCAGTTGAATTTGGCTGGGACGTGTCCTTGAGGGCCGGCTTCGAACCTTGGTGGTGATTCGCGGAGCGAGCCTTCGGGACCTGGTAGGCGCCTCGCCGGGACGCCCCTGTGGAGTATCGACACGCGCCTGGGCCCAGCTCGGAGCCGATGACAATCAGGGGGATCACTTGAGGCGGACTGTTCGAGACCTGAAACCGACCGTTGTGGTGTCGGCCGCCGTGTTGCAGTTGGGAGAGTCGCCGCGCACCGGCGGCTGGGACGAGGAGCACATCGCCAGGTTGGCGGAGCTGGACGGCCCGCTTCCGCCGATCCTGGTCGAGCGGCAGACCATGCGCGTGATCGATGGGGCCCACCGGCTGCTGGCCGCGGTTTCCAAGGGCCAACTGGCCGTCGAGGTCGAGTTCTTCGACGGCAACAGTGCGGATGCCTTCCTGAAGGCGGTCGAGGCGAATGTCGC
The DNA window shown above is from Streptomyces vietnamensis and carries:
- a CDS encoding MupA/Atu3671 family FMN-dependent luciferase-like monooxygenase, which produces MDFSLFYFANNDTEQQDSYRLLLEGARFADDHGFTAVWTPERHFHAFGGLYPNPAVTGAAVAAVTKRVAVRAGSVVAPLHHPMRIAEEWSVVDNLSNGRAGVAIASGWHAADFALRPENYETRKSALMDTIDTIRRLWRRESIELVDGAGESVSLKVFPPPVQPELPVWLTTGGSPATFELAGRHGLGVLTHLLGQEVGTLAQRIAEYRAAFQEHQGDGGRAHVAVMLHTFVGTDREAVRETVREPFSRYLASSFDLLVKAAEAAGADGAAMMRELKKVSEEDRRFLVAQAFDRYFETSGMFGTVEECMATLKQLADAGVDEVACLVDFGVATDQVVDGFQHLARLHDTWRAHTGR
- a CDS encoding MbtH family protein, giving the protein MTNPFEDPDANYLVLVNDEGQHSLWPVFIEVPAGWTSVFGEAARQECLDYIEANWTDMRPKSLIAAMAQS
- a CDS encoding cytochrome P450, with amino-acid sequence MQSKPIEPPPLINLVDPELYSHGDPFVQWRWLRANDPVHWHEPAELPGYWSLTRYEDVRTAYRDHETFSSAHGILLRPADHGVDPGGGRTLALTDPPRHRQLRGVVDEWFTVRSVRALEEEMRDIARAVVGDALAQESCDFVTEIAARIPLYVICKMMGIPESDWQYLYDLTSKAFADGDPLTRRFAHLDIMGYFENLQEEKAADPGDDLVSALATAVIDGDRLSPDDIILNCDNLLVGGTENTRISAAGGMLAFLQHPEQWDILRADPSLLPSAVEEVLRWTSTATHIMRTAARPIEIHGKRIEPGDRVVFWLPSANRDETVFDDPDRFDVLRKPNRHLALGFGEHFCLGSMLAKSELRLLFDELLNSRVDIELAGEPKLLESIVVNGPESLPVRLTPRGA
- a CDS encoding MBL fold metallo-hydrolase; amino-acid sequence: MTDEQLFLRSKVIIEPLVDRFVAQPHTMAPVQAAMNLAFLHVPLLESYLQSPQVHVAASNNPELRGGYFINIPEERADEVRELLATIKRDRADMLKFAEAIAAGQEILRANATGFDLTPLYPKLPDELGGLVELAYDTDNQAQLRFMEPVLYTSPYYQESRQSVQLSFETGIERPFILSTPRLPSEDVLELDIPFRHPGLTELFKARVKPTTLAHLREALELNDEQAAVLRTMLSETPALNEDRHIESGGRIRYFGHACLVLQTPEAAIVTDPFISADSDAGDRYTLDDLPDYIDLVLITHGHQDHIVMETLLQLRGRVGKIVCPRYSRGNLADPSIALMLKHQGFEVVEVDDFDEVEFPGGKITATPFLGEHCDLDIRAKSTYWAELAGKKVFIGADSSGIAPKLYRYIKGHLGTADFAFLGMECDGAPLTWLYQALLTIPVTKKMSNSRKLSGSNAEQAAAIMVELGAKEAYVYAMGEEDWLGHVMATTYTPDTYQIKQIEEFLGWCKERDIPAGHLFKQQEWRW
- the hppD gene encoding 4-hydroxyphenylpyruvate dioxygenase — protein: MAVHDIGYVELYTRDKVATVDYFVSAMGFTRVADSVEVEQSSVLLQQGGVRLVVTSGRGIVRFLEQHGEGIADIALTCDDVAETAAAAAAAGATVTDSAQGLPVVSGFGDVVHTLLPADPLVNGLPVGRSWVPTPGAAPAATGRITELDHIAVCLEGGTLEKYADFYREAFGFSRYSSEYVAVGDQAMDSIVVRSGPGSAIFTLVAPDPGKEPGQLDNFLERNGGEGVQHLAFLTGEIIPAVHECRDRGVVFLDTPDSYYDVLAERLPGLRVEIEELRETKVLADRDEWGDLLQLFTRSPYPRNTLFFELIQRNGSRGFGSANIRALYEAVERDRLTAG
- a CDS encoding aminotransferase class I/II-fold pyridoxal phosphate-dependent enzyme; this encodes MTLSDYEEAAKSCFDRASWDFIAGGSGQERTLAANLAAFDRVRLRPRVLSGAGLPETKTTVLGRSWSAPIAVAPMAYHTLADPEGEVATARATGRAGLPLVVSTFAGRTFESIAEAASTPLWLQVYCFRDRATTRQLVERAERAGFEALVLTVDAPRLGRRLRDLRNDFRLPDGMVPANLTGGDFASPSAHALTEFDPALDWSVIGWLREVSSLPVLVKGVLSAADARAALRAGVDGIVVSNHGGRQLDGAPATLDVLPEITAAVAGACPVMVDGGIRRGADVLAALALGADAILLGRPVLHGLAVGGEQGATNLLELITEELVEAMALTGTPSVAEASAALVGAEPAQPPHPAPTSQPAGLLKAELHGSVSDPVLDTMNFLNEVTTRYPQAISFAPGRPYEGFFDTEQIFTHLRRYVDHLEAQGASPEQVRSTLFQYGPAGGQIRELIADSLRKDENTDVAPESIVVTVGCQEAMFLAVRALIAGPEDVLLVSSPCYVGITGAARLLDVTPTAVPERESGFDCADLEAAILAERARGRRPRAFYVIPDHSNPSGTTMPLQTRLDLLDLAQRHDILLLEDSPYRMVSPGQQLPTLKSLDQHRRVVQLGSLSKTLFPGARVGYVVADQPVVGADDTTGLLADELTKIKSMITVNTSAVSQAVVAGMLLAADGRTSELNSETAAYYGDAMRVTLEELAKQFPAAEREALGVRWNEPTGGFFLSLTVPFQADNAALIRSAEEFGVIWTPMSYFYPDGGGEHTVRLSVSYLTHQEIADGAERLAHFIKSQSQTARG
- a CDS encoding alpha/beta fold hydrolase, translated to MPQVSTNGIRLSYQRSGQGEPVLFIMGSGAAGRVWTMHQTPAVIQAGYEAVVFDNRGIGGSDAPEGKYSLADMVADTKGLIEALDLGPCRIVGYSMGAMIAQELAIEAPHLVRSAVLMATRARSDAMRRAMLESDQLMRENRVQLPPKYEAVRTVLEMLSPASLNDDDAIRSWLDIFELTGSGSNTADGQAWVIQSGDRRKALRAITVPCRAISFADDLICPPHLVSEVADAIPGCDFVEIPDAGHLGHLEQPEAVNAAITEFLDKY